The Lancefieldella sp. Marseille-Q7238 genomic interval AATCTCATCAGCCTGCAGGCAGATGGAATTATAGAAGGTTAGGCACTACAAGGTATGAAAGGAACAGTTGTATGGATGAGAAAAGGATTGATCAGGAAAGAATCGAGCAGGAAGACAGGTTGAGAAAGAGTTTCTCGCACAAGGGTTTCTCGCGCAGAACGTTCATGGGCTTGTCAACAGTATTCGGCTCATCACTGCTGCTGACAACGATGGCCGGCTGTAACCAAAAATCCGAAACTTCAACGGCAGATACACAGGAAGCCAACAAGGAAGCGCCAAAGGATCGCACTTACGTTGATGATGCCGATCGTAGTGTCACCATTCCGGCAACAGTTGAGCGCGTATACTGCGCTATTCCAACCGCACAGGCCGCAGTAGTAGCTCTGACTCCTGAAAAGCTTGTTGGCTGGGTCAACGAAGTCTCCGATGCCGCCAAGAAATACCTGCCCGAAAGCACCCATGATCTGCCCGTTCTTGGAGGTTGGATGGGTCAGGTACAAACAGCTAACATAGAAGCAATTATCAATGCCAAGCCAGATTTGATCCTCTATTGCTATGGCACAAGCACTGTAAACGAAGATACGTCCACATACGTTAACGCTGCCGATACGATTCAAAATGACACAGGTATTCCTGTCTACGTCTTTAAAGGCAATTTGAATCTAATCCCCGAGAAATATCGCACTCTGGGAGAGATTCTCGGCGTTTCCGACCGTGGAGAACAGCTTGCCGCATACGCCGAGCAAAAGCTCAAGGCCGTTGGGGATGCAGTAGCCAAAGTTCCTGGTGACAAGGTTGTTACTTGCTATTATGCCGAAGGCAAGGGCGGTCTTGCTACCGATCCGTCAGGCAGTATGCACACGGAAGTCATCGATTATTGCAATGTTAAAAATGTTGCCGTTGTAGATGGATTCATGGGTGCCAAAGGCCAGGGCATGATTGAGGTTTCCATGGAGAGTGTTATCAAATGGAATCCTCAAATGATTCTGGTTTCCGGTACAAAACCCGACAACTATGAGCTCATCAAAACCAGCCCGTCGTGGCAAGATATTGATGCAGTTAAAAACGGTGCCGTCTATCAAACGCCTATCATACCCTTTGGCTGGTTTGACCGTCCTCCCAATATGACTCGTATCATGGGTATACAGTGGTTTGCTAACCTGGTGTATCCGGATTATTACACCGCAAACGTCCGAACGGACATGAAAGAGTACTTCAAGCTGTTCTACAACGCCACTATTACTGACGATGATGTAGACACGATCTTGGCCCCTAATCCAAAGCTGGCATAACATGCAGTCGGAAAACATACTGGGTGATCAAGAGTATTGGAATAAACGAGCGGCAACTTTTTCATGTGGATCAGACGAAGCCTACAAGCAGCGCTTTTCTGAGCTTCTTTCTCTTGAGCCAGGTCAATCCATACTTGATATGGGCTGCGCAACCGGGACTTTTGCCATCCCCTTTGGAAGGAAAGGACACAGTGTCTACGCATGCGATTTCGCAAAAGAAATGCTTGAAATCCTCGATAAGCGCGCAGCTGCTGAGAATCTTCCTGTCACTTCGCATCTTCTGGCTTGGGACGATGACTGGCAGTCAACAGGCCTTGGTGAGAAGAGCGTTGATGTTGCTATTGCATCACGCTCTCTCGGCTTCAAGAATAAGCACGAACGCATTCAAAAACTTGATGCCGTAGCGCGTCATAAGGCTGCAATCACCGTTTCCGCAAGCGTTTTGCCCTCTCGAGAGCCTCAGCTGCTCACGCATTTAGGACGTGAAATCCCACAGTCCGGCGAGGTATCCGAACTAGTAACTCTTCTTATTACTATGGGAAGACTCCCCGTAGTATCCTATATGCTCACGCTCCGTCCTATGATTTTTTTGACATTGGCAGACGGGGCCGCTGAGCTGCGCAAAATGGCAGGACCCGAACCATTCAACGTGCGTGAGCAGACACTATTTGACGCCTTTGTCGCCAGGCACTTCAGACACATGCAAAATACCGACCCTAAAAGCCAGATAGCTGACGGCTGGGAGCTTGACTATCCGCTTCCTGTAATATGGGCCTTTATCGGGTGGCGCACTGACGGTAAGGTTTGGCTGTAACGCACAATGAACTATCAAAACATCTGAGGAGTGCATATGGGCAAGAAGATTATGACGGGGTTTCCCACAAGAGAGAAAGCTTTAACAGACTTCTTTCAGGAATGGGAACCAAAAAGAGCGGAAGAGCTTGTCAGTCTCAATGACTGTGTAGGACGCGTTCTGACCCGTAATCTTTTTTCGTCTGTCACATTGCCCGTATGCCGCTCCTCAGCCTGCGACGGAATCGCAGTCCGTTCGTCAGATTTTACAAATGGGTTACCCGACACTACCTCTTGGCAACCGAACGTCAACTATATACGAGCCGACACAGGGGATGATTTTCCGGATACCTATGACGCGGTCATCATGATCGAGCAAGCACATATACAATCAGACGGTTCGGTCATACTTGATAAAGACATTCAGGTCTTCCCTGGCTCAAATGTAAATCCGGCAGGGTCAACTATTTCTACCGGACAGCCTCTCTTGTCTGCCGGCCATCTCATACGCCCCACTGATGCAGCAGCCCTATGCATGGGAGGCATCTCCGTTGTTCCTGTTAGAAAAAAGCCGCTGGTGGCATTCATTCCCACTGGCAGCGAACTTGTCACGGCAGGCATGCGTCCGCGACGAGGAGAAATGATAGAATCAAATGCGATTATGGTTACGCACATGCTTGAGCAATACGGTGCCGAAACCTTAGCCTTCCCCATCGTACGCGATGATCCGTCAGCACTTGAAGCTGCCTTCACCGAAGCATTAAACATCGCCGATGTTGTGGTTATCAACGGAGGCTCCGCTGTTGGAAGCGAAGATTTCAATGTTCGCATGATTGAAACATACGGGCAGGTCATACACCACTACATTGCTGCAGCACCTGGACGCCCTCTTATGATGGCCGTCGCAGACGGAAAACCGGTCATTGATCTTCCTGGTCCTATGATTGCCGCATTCTATGGCACTACCTGGTGTCTGCAGGCTATTGTCAAACGTATATTAGATATTCCCATGTCCAAGCGGCAAACAATAACAGCTACCACAGCAACACCGGCCGGTGCGCATCCTTCTATTGCTATGTTACAGCGCTGGAATGTCACCCGCACCGATACAGGATACAAAGCTTATTATTGCAATTTTCAAAAAGGAGAAACGGAGGCTGCACTCACATCAAATGCTTTACGCATTTCACCGCTTGGCGAAAAAAGCCTTGAGGTAGGACAGCAGATTGAGCTTGAATTGCTTGAAGGAACCGAATTTCTTGTTTCTGAGACTACAACACTACCAT includes:
- a CDS encoding ABC transporter substrate-binding protein; this translates as MDEKRIDQERIEQEDRLRKSFSHKGFSRRTFMGLSTVFGSSLLLTTMAGCNQKSETSTADTQEANKEAPKDRTYVDDADRSVTIPATVERVYCAIPTAQAAVVALTPEKLVGWVNEVSDAAKKYLPESTHDLPVLGGWMGQVQTANIEAIINAKPDLILYCYGTSTVNEDTSTYVNAADTIQNDTGIPVYVFKGNLNLIPEKYRTLGEILGVSDRGEQLAAYAEQKLKAVGDAVAKVPGDKVVTCYYAEGKGGLATDPSGSMHTEVIDYCNVKNVAVVDGFMGAKGQGMIEVSMESVIKWNPQMILVSGTKPDNYELIKTSPSWQDIDAVKNGAVYQTPIIPFGWFDRPPNMTRIMGIQWFANLVYPDYYTANVRTDMKEYFKLFYNATITDDDVDTILAPNPKLA
- a CDS encoding class I SAM-dependent methyltransferase, which codes for MQSENILGDQEYWNKRAATFSCGSDEAYKQRFSELLSLEPGQSILDMGCATGTFAIPFGRKGHSVYACDFAKEMLEILDKRAAAENLPVTSHLLAWDDDWQSTGLGEKSVDVAIASRSLGFKNKHERIQKLDAVARHKAAITVSASVLPSREPQLLTHLGREIPQSGEVSELVTLLITMGRLPVVSYMLTLRPMIFLTLADGAAELRKMAGPEPFNVREQTLFDAFVARHFRHMQNTDPKSQIADGWELDYPLPVIWAFIGWRTDGKVWL
- a CDS encoding molybdopterin molybdotransferase MoeA, with the protein product MGKKIMTGFPTREKALTDFFQEWEPKRAEELVSLNDCVGRVLTRNLFSSVTLPVCRSSACDGIAVRSSDFTNGLPDTTSWQPNVNYIRADTGDDFPDTYDAVIMIEQAHIQSDGSVILDKDIQVFPGSNVNPAGSTISTGQPLLSAGHLIRPTDAAALCMGGISVVPVRKKPLVAFIPTGSELVTAGMRPRRGEMIESNAIMVTHMLEQYGAETLAFPIVRDDPSALEAAFTEALNIADVVVINGGSAVGSEDFNVRMIETYGQVIHHYIAAAPGRPLMMAVADGKPVIDLPGPMIAAFYGTTWCLQAIVKRILDIPMSKRQTITATTATPAGAHPSIAMLQRWNVTRTDTGYKAYYCNFQKGETEAALTSNALRISPLGEKSLEVGQQIELELLEGTEFLVSETTTLPSGFALPFDDEAKAVGPHTAVGLRASMNTGAQTTEIPANAGEVGDFSAVRITNAIQFSDNRS